One Salvia miltiorrhiza cultivar Shanhuang (shh) chromosome 6, IMPLAD_Smil_shh, whole genome shotgun sequence genomic window, attaataacataaaaaaaaatgaaacaataataattaaatcTGTTGGACTCAATGAGATTAATTTAATTCGATAGGggattttttgtatttattatttttcactCTTTATGGGTCGTTTTGGTTTGAAGATTTTGCAATCagtttgatttttaattaagaacATAACAATAAAATGAAACAATAATATGATACTTTCAATATCTAGAAGTCAaaccatgacaaaaaaaaataattgaaaattataaatttaaaatttacaagATCAATATATAATGTGCACGCCCATATCTACAACAAACAACTATAAATATTTAAAGTCTTTTATGACAAATATGATAAGACTTGATTACCAATTAAATGGATCTCAATTTGGTCAATCCATTCCGTTGAGACTTTTAACATGTTAAAGCTATTTTAGGTTTGTGGCAATCAAATTGAAACTTTTAAGAATTTGAAATTTTCAGTCAGAACCCTAaattaaatcttcaattttcaaGCTAGTCCGTAGgatcaaatattttatgaaaaaaatgcgtataaatttcctttataatcatattcttgcaacaaaataaattggCATGTATGAATTTCCTTTATAGatttaaacaacaaaaaattaaattaaatcaatcAGACGAACCCACTCAAGTTCGGGCTAACTTTTATCAGATAAGGACTTTTTTATGTTCCGATCAATCAAGTTGAATTTTTTCTTTTGTACTGTAATTTTTAGACCCTACCCTATTTTTTCGGCCTATTCAAGCCAATTCAGATTTGGCCTAAAATTTGACGATGAAGCATTGTACGTTGGTAAGATACTTATCCTTTAACTAATAGATCCTCTAACTAATAGATCGGGGTTCGAATCACATACACCGCTGGGTTTATATCTTTTTTCCTTGGGTAAtaacaaattgaaaaaaaaaattgcctaAATATCTGACTAATTAAGATAACCATTAAATGTGGTTCCGATTTGAGCTGGACTCCCAATTATGATATCGATATAATATAACCAAAAGGGATAGATGCTCATATTTATGCATTGATATACTATTCCATTAGtagaagaaaatgaaatttcCTTAGATGCTCTAAGCTTTCAAAATGTATTCCACAACTAGAATAAATAAACCCTTTTTTCTAGCTAGATGCTCATATATATTGTTTCAATAATGCATTCCAATAATATTTCAGACCAACATAAATAAGCTTTTCCTTCACAAATTCATACCCAACAAACTAACTATTGTCCCATCTCTCTTGAGGCACAAGCAAAATAATTCAAGTTTTAAGAACTATATATGTTTACTTAAGAGTAGTTACAACTACTTTAGAAATATTATCTTTGAAATATTCCAACTTTTATTAAACCGGATAGTTCAACAATGTTATTAATTTCAGTATGGCAGCAcccaactttttatttttaattatcttttcTGCAAATAACTCCAAAATTATTTGTTTGATAGTCAGAATTTGACTGAGAATAAAAGGAGGATATGCTTAAGAAGTAGGTACTTAACAAGGCAAATCCCATaattaaaaagtgaaattatgtaaaaaaaatagtaacaCTTGATGTTCAATTCCAAATACTTGTTTTAACACGACGAAACACAATTCAATTGGTAAAATGGTTTCCCTTCAATTAATTGATCGGATTGATCGGGAGTTCGAATTATTCAGTGCATGTGTGTAAGCATAATGGGTGTgcaattatgaaaaaaatagcCTACTTTCTTTGACATACTctcatattaaaaatttataatttgttgTATAAATTCTATTAATCCGATATCTCAAAACTCtataacaattttttatttattttaatagttATATCTAATTTCACTTTATATTTCACAGATAATTATGTGAATACGTAGAAACATATGAATTGGCTGCAGTTTACTCCTTCCGCCCAAAAAGATACATATACTATATTATCCATTTTTTATAGTGAAAAAGAGAAATGAGTAATTAagggtcaaattctattttgtaggaaatgatgaaaaagaaaataaagatttGAAGGGTAAACATGTTCACCCCTCATTTTccatgataattttacaagcaaAGAGAATTAGAGAATGCACCCTAAGAATTAAGAACATAAAACtaaattttactttttaattattttgtctCAGTTTATTATAAGATTAATTACTTGTAACTTTTCGAACTTTCATTTTTCCGAATGTTTCCCACAATTCTATTTTTACGGCGGGAATATTAAAAACAAATTTTCAAGTGATGAATTactatataaatttagaaaagtcgtgaaaaatatttgaatttttttttgaaatttcataaatttgaaggtaattaaactttattataaatataatactttgtgaatgatataaaattttaattaaataattgatAAATGTGTTTTTAGTGGAGAAATGGGATCACTCTACCGAATTAGAAGCTTGAATTACAAAGGTAAATTAACCAAGGCAAATTACAGGATCACGCAATTTTTTGAAGATGTTTGACGTAAAATCAGTAATGATTGGGTCTAAAAATAGACAGCCGCCGGAATAATTTAATAAGTGTCCCACGCCGTTTAATTTTACACTAGCCGACAAAATTCACAATCATTATCCAAGCGAAGCGAGCATCCGCCTTATTTTCTTACGTGTCTCTTAACGCTACCAGATTCCTCCACGTGTCGTCCCGGCCAATCCCCACCGTTCCACTCACGACAACCGGCGGAAGCTTCAAGAAAAAACTCGCGGCCCCCACGCTTTATCCACTACCCTCACGTGACTCACACCACCACTTCACCCCAAATTACTCTTCTGCCCTTCACTTCACCCAATTCCCAATTTAATTCATCTTCTTTTACTGAATCAAATAAATTTAAGTGCAACACCAACTTAATATTTGTTGGAATTATTGTCGAAAAACACATAAAACacttttctaatttatattatGACTTTTTTCAATCATAAAACACATGAAACTAAGATTAATTATAAATCGTCCCATGACAGGTAATGTCTCTCAAATCCAATCTGGCGTCACAGTGAGAAATCGCAAGTCGTGGAACTTGTTTAATTGAATTTGAGAAAAATTGTCATATTTCACCATGTTATTGATCTATTTGTTTGAACCTTTTAATCAATGAATTATTGGTATTGAATTTGGACGAAATTGCTGAGCTAACACACCCCCACACACACATtatttttgaatgttttatttGTATAAAAGAGAGGCCATGTGAATCTTGTATACTCCTTTCGTCTCATGTATCCCGTGACACTTTTTTTTTGGCGTCTCATTCATAttgagacatttttttacttGGCAAAATTTTTATCCTTTATTAACATTTTTAACTTTTTCACATacgtattttttaattttcgtgtccaaGAAAAATGTCCCAAGACTAAGGGAGTATATGTCTTTTTCTTATtagaatatttttatatttgaattgTTACAATTGCAAAATGCTATGAGAATatatagattaatttttttgaagTTAGGAAAAGAACAGCGGAGGAGTTTGAATCCTAAACTTCATTATTCACTTGAATAAGTTATTAGGATATTTTAGTGAGTGTAATATAAAAGTTGATTATCGCTACACGACAAGATTTCATTAATTTATAGGTGTAGCCAAAAAGTCAATATAATTAAATGTTATTAATGTAATTTATTTATAGTATCTCGTTTTTTATATGCTGTGTACAGTAAAAATCAAGCATCGTTTCCAATATTAATCGACACACGAGGTAACTCGGGTTAGCACGTGCGAGGGGCACCGAAAACCCCGAAGCACGTAAAGGAGACACGTGTGAGTCGCCGCCCTCGAATAAAAATAAGTAATTCCAGTTCAACTCGCCCACCATTATTTcgatcttcttcttcagataaattataagaaattaaaaaaaaagagcgAAAAATTTCCGTACAAAAATCCATTTTCCAGCCAGAGTCTCTTCGATCTGAAGATCCTATAAAATGGTGCAGTTGATGAAGAACGACGAATCAGCATCGCAGGGCGAgaagacggcggcgccgccggtgAAGATGGAGGTGGAGGATTCCTTGGAGGAAGAGCACGGCCCACTCCACAAGCGCCCCAAAGTACTCATCTCTTGTTGttacaatttttaattattgctaCTCTGATTATTGTTGTGATTATTCTCTTCGAGTTGTAGAGCTTGTATGTAGATGGCTAGATGCGTGGTGTTCAGAAATCTAATCAAACACGAGGCGTGCAATAAATCACTCGTTTGATTTCCGGAATTCCGCTAAGAGTGTGACTGTGTGAGAATGTACTAATTTATCTGCCGAATGAATTTTACTTTGGATGTTATTAACATTTTAGGTTTACGACAATTTTAATTTGGTTTCCATTAGAGAGGCGGATGGCATCGGGAATTGTTTATTGATTAAAAAATCTCATATCTAAGCTAGTTAATTTTGGAGAAATAGAAATTACTGTTTTGATAAACCAGTGGAAGGTAATACTGCTTTGTCACGGCTAGATGAGTTGGAACTGATTGTTTGTTGCGATTATTTTGGAATAATTGGTAATTTCTTTGTTCATTGGAACGGTTATATAAAATTCAGATGCCATAATGGGTTATAATGGTTGCCTGTAACTcattgcagcagcagcagcagcagagttTAGGAATGGATGGTTTCGGAGTGCCACCTTCGCAATACAATCCTCTTGATGAGCCAAGTCCCTTAGGTTTGCGACTGAGGAAAAGCCCATCACTGCTGGAGTTGATTCAAATGAAACTGTCCCACTCCTCTGTTCCTAAAGTCGGAAGTCAAAGTAATAGTAAAAAGGAATCCTCGAGAGCTGGTGGTGCATCTGGTGATAAGTTGAAAGCCTCGAATTTTCCTGGTTCAGTCCTGAGAATCGGGACCTGGGAGGTAAGTTTATTATTGCAtgtgtggaaaaaaaattaataacgcTAAATTTTAGTGTGATATTTATCATAATGTTTTGAATTTGCAGTATAAATCAAGATATGAAGGAGACCTGGTGGCAAAATGTTATTTTGCAAAGCATAAGCTGGTCTGGGAAGTTCTTGATGGGGGTCTgaagaataaaattgaaattcagTGGTCTGATATTATGGCATTGAAGGCAAATTACAATGATGATGCTCCTGGATCTTTGGATGTTGTGGTAATAAACATCATCTTATGATGTAAATGTGTCTTTCACTTTGTTATGTTTTAGTGCATCTGCAATAAGCATTGCAGTGTGATGGTGTCCATAACACCCCTTCTTCTGTTCATTTGTCAGCTGGCACGGCAACCTCTTTTCTTTAGGGAAACTAATCCACAACCTAGGAAGCACACTCTTTGGCAAGCAACATCAGATTTTACTGGTGGACAAGCTAGTATATGCAGGTAAGCTAAGGCTTTTCCTGCTACCAAACAGCATGTTCAAACAAAGTTATCCAGTAACCCTCAACGGGTTTTTGAATATCCATTAATGAGTTCACTGTTCCAGTTGTTTCCATGCTCACTGGCTAGATATTGGTTTCCTTTGTGTATTTATCTCATGGATCACATTTTATGTTTCATCTAATTTTCTTAGGGAGTTTTATATTCGGGCTAGACATTTAGTGGGTTTCTCTGAAGATGTCCTGGACATGATTTCCTATGTGTAATTGGAGATGGTTGCATGACATCATATTTCATAAGAtgttttctttattattattattagattttcatttctttctgttttttatttctttgtttctctctctctctctctctctctctctatatatatatatatatatatatatatagaaaaaatattGGCTTAAAACTGTGTGTTACTTCTGAATTGAAAGACAGACTAATAGAGCTAAGGGCCATGAACAGCAGAAATGAGTAAACAATGATGTCAATATTTGTTTCCGAAGTGGCTAAACACGTTGTGATGTCCTACATGTCTTGGGAAGTGCGTAATCGACTTTTGAAAcaagttaaataaattattttagtaaaGCAATGATGAATGCTAAGTAGTTGCAAGCTGCTCTGCTATACAGTCTAGGCTCAGGGCTATAAAGGGTCTTGAAACCACCCCAAAGGTCTGGATGTTAGTCTAGATGTGGATTGGTTTCAATGTACTCTTCTCACAACTTAGCTGACTCATGTGAGCAAAACGGGGATGGATGTCAAGGAACTGTTGGTAGAGCTTATTGCGCCATCCTAGTACTATTATGATGTATTAGTAGCGTAGGGTGTTTCTAATCCACCTTAGGGTACTATCTCCTGAGACTAACTTCATAGGGAGAAACATGATGAGAAGTTGAGAATGTTGTGTCAAGAAAGGAGAATCATCAAAAGTTCCATTTCACTTGGGACAATATCAAAATAATATTTAGTGAGTTTGTATATAGGCATAACAAACTCATCTAAGGGGGTGTTTGGTTTggattatttgaattatttaaatGTGTATTTGGATTGATTGATTGTGGTTTGGGATCAATTGAAGGATTGTGGCTAAAATGTAGAGAGAGCTACAGTAGAAAAGTTAGGGTTCTTTTTTTATAATCCCACAAAAATGTAAAAAACTGAGGACAAACAAAACCAATGATAATTTTAGTGTGTATTTTTGgatttttcattattattttgcATTGTGGACTGGAGGATGATTAAATAATCAACCCAACTTTTGGGTGATTAATAATCATCCATTTGGATGATTAGAGTGCGGGCTGAGTTATCCATCACGGGCTGAATCATACAAACCAAACATTTGATTGAgttggattattttatcaatcatgcctcAAGTCAAACTCCTCCCAATAGTGTGGATTGACCATTTTGGCAAAGCAAAAGTGGACCTATGCAGTTACTAGTGGAGGCTGTTGTTCCTATTGTATATGTGGTTCCTACCATTGTGGGCTTGGAGCGTTACACAACAACAAAAGATAATTACAGATAAAAAATGACTTATAAATAAAGATGACAATAAACCTATCCACCGTAAACTATAATCTTTGATAAGCAAAGATAGAAATGAATTTAATCTTCCCACTAATAACCTAGCCAATTGATAAGATGCAAAACtaagaaacataattacttATCCTTCTAAATGTTGTTCTTTCAGCATCTGAAAGAACGGGATGGCaacaaagattttttttatcaacaaACCAGTTAAAATCAATTCCTTTgagttattattaattttgaaaaaaaaatattgtccGTTAATATTGGTCTTGTTATTGCTTGAGCTGATGGTGAAGATCTTGTTCTGGAATCCTTTCTATGGTGAACCAATTCTTCTTATGAGTTCTGTTTATTGAACTAATGCTCGTGCTTGTATGGTGGTTAATTCTAAGTCAATTTTCCAATTTATCTATGGGCATCTACTTTTCGCTTCTGTAGGATGGTGGCTTGAAATGAGTGTATATTTTGGTTTTCCATATTTATTGTTTCTAACTTCAGAATTTTCTCTCAGATTATAGCTTATTAGTGCCATGAAAACCTTGCCATACCACTGACCCGGTCTTTTTTGTTGCAGACAACACTTTTTGGAGTGCCCACAAGGCTTGCTCGGGAAACATTTTGAAAAACTCATTCAGTGTGATCCCCGCTTGAACTTTCTTAGTCAGCAAGGGGAAACAAAATTAGAATCTCCATATTTTGAACCCAGAATTCCCGTTTTCGACGATCAGAGTGAAAACAATAATGAATTTGATTTGAATAGGGAGGGAAGCCCTTCCTTCTTCAGCTTGCAGGATACTGCTTCACCATCAGGGCCTCAATCTTCATCCTCAAAGAATGATGTAG contains:
- the LOC130988032 gene encoding uncharacterized protein LOC130988032 isoform X1; the protein is MVQLMKNDESASQGEKTAAPPVKMEVEDSLEEEHGPLHKRPKQQQQQSLGMDGFGVPPSQYNPLDEPSPLGLRLRKSPSLLELIQMKLSHSSVPKVGSQSNSKKESSRAGGASGDKLKASNFPGSVLRIGTWEYKSRYEGDLVAKCYFAKHKLVWEVLDGGLKNKIEIQWSDIMALKANYNDDAPGSLDVVLARQPLFFRETNPQPRKHTLWQATSDFTGGQASICRQHFLECPQGLLGKHFEKLIQCDPRLNFLSQQGETKLESPYFEPRIPVFDDQSENNNEFDLNREGSPSFFSLQDTASPSGPQSSSSKNDVDVLGRHSESYPRETPSPSSAMGTLTVEDIKNSRIDQLKEFSNWDQIKAPGLNSSMSMSDLVSHLENRILEQGTSDNPTLSSEEWESLQILDGIKRCLFSETQHLPASDEKSLMSRVDSLCCLLQKDAPAGSSSVQLKRDNNLNLSLMQKGDESSSDGSLSTEKKAGVGNVHNEEPEDVSGPNQASSMSRKDSVGELLLNLPRIASLPQFLFNISEDYENQAR
- the LOC130988032 gene encoding uncharacterized protein LOC130988032 isoform X2, whose translation is MVQLMKNDESASQGEKTAAPPVKMEVEDSLEEEHGPLHKRPKQQQQSLGMDGFGVPPSQYNPLDEPSPLGLRLRKSPSLLELIQMKLSHSSVPKVGSQSNSKKESSRAGGASGDKLKASNFPGSVLRIGTWEYKSRYEGDLVAKCYFAKHKLVWEVLDGGLKNKIEIQWSDIMALKANYNDDAPGSLDVVLARQPLFFRETNPQPRKHTLWQATSDFTGGQASICRQHFLECPQGLLGKHFEKLIQCDPRLNFLSQQGETKLESPYFEPRIPVFDDQSENNNEFDLNREGSPSFFSLQDTASPSGPQSSSSKNDVDVLGRHSESYPRETPSPSSAMGTLTVEDIKNSRIDQLKEFSNWDQIKAPGLNSSMSMSDLVSHLENRILEQGTSDNPTLSSEEWESLQILDGIKRCLFSETQHLPASDEKSLMSRVDSLCCLLQKDAPAGSSSVQLKRDNNLNLSLMQKGDESSSDGSLSTEKKAGVGNVHNEEPEDVSGPNQASSMSRKDSVGELLLNLPRIASLPQFLFNISEDYENQAR